A single region of the Pygocentrus nattereri isolate fPygNat1 chromosome 27, fPygNat1.pri, whole genome shotgun sequence genome encodes:
- the ldlrad4a gene encoding low-density lipoprotein receptor class A domain-containing protein 4 isoform X3, producing the protein MNELVILRLSNFYFNTSSSFSVVFVVVFFSPMSVVRSVGNRRPGRIHLMCPPIHSEPELEFVQIIIIIVVMTVMVVVIICLLNHYRLSAWAFFNRHSHAHRRDAAMQPDGCAWPTDSLVTQQGATEVMYGPRSGERFNPPSFMQRDRFCRFQPTYPYLQQDIDLPPTICLSDGEELPPYKGPCTLQLRDPEQQLELSRASVRAPPNRTIFDSDLIDVYVHGGGPRPPSSNSGKSASNSRMEGPPPTYSEVIGQSYPGSASFLHQHSNNAPPSNQRTASRSTQPSASTTPTASAKVAKDSRRDKPV; encoded by the exons atgaatgaattggTCATTTTACGCTTAAGCAACTTCTATTTTAATACAAGCTCTTCGTTTTCCGTCGTTTTcgtggttgtttttttttcccccatgtcAGTTGTGCGCTCTGTGGGTAACCGAAGGCCTGGAAGGATCCATCTGATGTGTCCTCCGATTCACTCAGAAC ctGAACTGGAGTTTGTTCAGATAATAATCATAATTGTGGTGATGACCGTGATGGTAGTAGTGATCATCTGTTTGCTGAACCACTACAGGCTCTCCGCCTGGGCCTTCTTCAACCGCCACAGCCACGCCCACCGCCGGGACGCCGCCATGCAgccg GACGGTTGTGCGTGGCCCACAGACAGTCTGGTGACACAACAAGGAGCCACTGAG GTGATGTACGGGCCGCGGAGCGGGGAGCGCTTCAACCCGCCCTCCTTTATGCAAAGGGACAGATTCTGCCGCTTCCAGCCCACTTACCCGTACCTGCAGCAGGACATCGACTTACCGCCCACCATCTGCCTGTCGGACGGTGAGGAGCTGCCCCCCTATAAGGGCCCCTGCACCCTGCAGCTGAGAGACCCGGAGCAGCAGCTGGAGCTGAGCCGCGCCTCCGTACGGGCGCCGCCCAACCGGACCATCTTCGATAGCGATCTGATAGACGTTTACGTGCATGGGGGCGGACCCAGGCCTCCGAGCAGCAACTCTGGCAAGAGTGCTTCGAACTCGCGCATGGAAGGGCCGCCGCCCACCTACAGTGAGGTGATTGGCCAGTCCTACCCAGGCTCCGCCTCTTTCCTGCACCAGCACAGCAATAACGCACCGCCGTCCAATCAGAGGACAGCGAGCCGCTCCACCCAGCCCAGCGCAAGCACAACCCCGACCGCGTCCGCCAAGGTGGCGAAAGACAGCCGACGAGACAAACCAGTGTGA
- the fam210aa gene encoding uncharacterized protein C18orf19 homolog A, protein MLRYLCAEAFGHPALRSVLSGPSSWATLNKTSPRYLRQLSSSPRWVSTSVPACSAAPQRGPPGDGQQSPDSAGQSDLTEPDPLQDKSSGLVQRFKKTFKQYGKVMIPVHLVTSSVWFGAFYYSAMKGVNLVPFLEYIGFPDRLVKLLENSQSGYALTAYAMYKIATPARYTVTLGGTSLSVKYLRKHGYLSTPPPVKEYFQEKMEETKERISEKMEETKERISGKMEETKDRFSEKMEETKDKLTEKLQETKDKVGFRKKSE, encoded by the exons ATGTTGCGGTATCTCTGCGCCGAAGCGTTCGGGCATCCTGCCCTGCGCTCCGTCCTCTCCGGGCCGTCGTCCTGGGCTACGCTGAACAAGACAAGCCCACGGTACCTGAGGCAGCTGAGCTCCAGCCCACGATGGGTCAGCACCTCCGTCCCTGCATGCTCTGCAGCCCCACAGAGGGGTCCTCCTGGAGATGGTCAGCAGAGCCCCGACTCCGCTGGACAGAGTGACCTCACGGAGCCCGATCCGCTGCAGGACAAGTCCAGCGGCCTCGTCCAGAGgtttaaaaaaacctttaaacagTACGGCAAAGTGATGATCCCCGTGCACCTGGTCACGTCCTCCGTTTGGTTTGGAGCCTTTTACTACAGCGCTATGAA AGGAGTGAACCTGGTGCCGTTTCTGGAGTACATTGGATTTCCTGACCGGCTTGTTAAACTCCTGGAGAATTCCCAGAGTGGCTATGCACTGACTGCTTATGCCATGTATAAG ATCGCCACACCTGCGCGGTACACAGTGACTTTAGGAGGAACGTCCCTGTCGGTGAAGTATCTGAGGAAGCACGGCTACCTGTCCACCCCTCCGCCCGTCAAAGAGTACTTCCAGGAGAAGATGGAGGAAACGAAAGAGAGGATCTCGGAGAAGATGGAGGAGACGAAGGAGAGGATTTCGGGGAAGATGGAGGAGACCAAGGATCGCTTCTCggagaaaatggaagaaaccAAGGACAAGCTGACAGAAAAACTCCAAGAAACCAAAGACAAAGTGGGATTCAGGAAGAAATCCGAGTAG